In Apium graveolens cultivar Ventura chromosome 10, ASM990537v1, whole genome shotgun sequence, the following are encoded in one genomic region:
- the LOC141689031 gene encoding putative respiratory burst oxidase homolog protein H encodes MDRSQTRKSSAESENFNLQGVKIDKMDNDMGTTRPPLPKATSKSTFSRLGSNFRSASRNVAKGLNQRKGPPQSGALKGLNSVRFIDKKQVGKEGKGWNDVETRFHQMAVDGKLSREKFGICVGMGDSRDFAAELFDTLARRRGVNAENGIDLDQLKVFWEDIALQDSDTRLHIFFDMCDKNGDGRLIEEEVKEVLIMSASANKLGNFKKHAGRYAAVIMEELDPDHLGYIEMWQLETILRGGLASKEGANSGGTALKKSQSVARTMIPTKYRGVIGKYVVLGVEKIYDNWKQVWVMFLWLYINALLFKWKFEEYKVKPSFIVCGYCVCIAKGAAETLKFNMALILIPVCRKTLTHLRETFLGSFIPFDENINFHKIIALGITIGAIAHTTFHLTCNIVRMSTCPQALFMSTIGSSFDYKQPSYMDIVMTVPGITGILMIVIMAFSFTLATHSFRRNVVKLPWIFHHLAGFNSFWFSHHLLAVVYILFYIHGTMLIIGKQKTTWMYITVPVLGYLTERLFVLRDLNHEVHIIKAIIYTGNVLALYMSKPPQFKYRSGMYLFVKCPDLSSFEWHPFSITSAPGDDYLSIHIRTLGDWTTELKNRFEKVCEVAADVKPRQGNLVRIETRSHARSASIASLSSADITKSGPMFIQPDSAEPNFPRILIKGPYGAPAQNYKKYDVLLLIGLGIGATPFISILKDLLNNIVPGYKKLDLDEGLGDKIPERAYFYWVTREQGSFEWFKGVMDDVAEQDVNHIIEMHNYLTSVYEEGDARSALITMVQSLERAKKGVDVVSDSKIITHFARPNWRKVFTEMAQTHDQHIIGVFYCGSTTLTKPLRDLCEEFSLESSSRFEFHKENF; translated from the exons ATGGATAGATCACAGACACGTAAATCATCAGCCGAATCTGAAAACTTTAATCTTCAGGGCGTAAAGATTGATAAAATGGACAATGATATGGGAACAACGCGTCCACCATTGCCAAAAGCTACAAGCAAAAGTACTTTTAGTAGGCTTGGAAGTAACTTTAGATCGGCCTCTAGGAATGTAGCTAAAGGCCTTAACCAGAGGAAAGGCCCTCCTCAATCTGGCGCGCTTAAAGGCCTTAATAGTGTACGATTTATTGATAAGAAACAAGTAGGGAAAGAAGGTAAGGGTTGGAATGATGTTGAGACTCGTTTTCATCAAATGGCAGTGGATGGGAAGCTCAGTCGAGAAAAATTTGGAATTTGTGTTG GAATGGGAGATAGCAGAGACTTCGCAGCAGAGCTATTCGATACCTTGGCGAGGCGTAGGGGAGTAAATGCAGAGAATGGAATAGACTTGGACCAGTTAAAGGTGTTTTGGGAAGACATTGCACTACAAGACAGTGATACAAGGCTTCACATATTTTTTGATAT GTGTGACAAGAATGGCGACGGTAGATTAATAGAGGAAGAGGTGAAAGAG GTACTTATTATGAGTGCTTCAGCTAACAAGCTCGGAAATTTTAAGAAACATGCGGGTCGCTATGCAGCTGTCATCATGGAAGAACTAGACCCTGATCATTTGGGCTATATAGAG ATGTGGCAACTTGAAACAATATTACGAGGGGGTTTGGCCTCTAAAGAAGGAGCCAACTCTGGTGGCACTGCTTTGAAGAAATCACAATCAGTAGCAAGAACCATGATACCTACAAAATACAGAGGTGTAATCGGTAAATATGTAGTTTTAGGTGTGGAAAAAATTTACGACAACTGGAAGCAAGTTTGGGTAATGTTCTTGTGGTTGTACATTAATGCGCTGCTCTTTAAGTGGAAGTTTGAAGAATACAAAGTGAAACCAAGTTTTATAGTCTGTGGCTATTGTGTTTGCATTGCCAAGGGTGCAGCCGAGACTCTCAAGTTCAACATGGCTCTCATTCTGATTCCTGTATGCAGGAAAACACTCACTCATCTCCGTGAAACATTTCTTGGAAGCTTTATACCTTTTGATGAGAACATTAACTTTCACAAAATTATTGCCTTGGGAATCACAATTGGGGCTATAGCACATACAACGTTTCATCTTACCTGCAATATTGTGAGAATGTCAACTTGTCCTCAGGCATTATTCATGAGTACCATTGGATCTAGTTTCGATTACAAGCAGCCATCTTATATGGACATTGTAATGACCGTTCCAGGTATAACCGGTATATTAATGATTGTGATTATGGCCTTTTCATTCACTCTAGCTACACATTCATTCAGAAGGAATGTAGTGAAATTGCCATGGATATTCCACCACTTGGCGGGTTTTAATTCCTTCTGGTTCTCACATCATCTTCTGGCGGTAGTCTATATCCTCTTCTACATTCATGGCACCATGTTAATCATTGGCAAGCAAAAGACG ACATGGATGTACATTACAGTTCCAGTACTCGGCTATTTAACTGAAAGATTATTTGTTCTTCGTGATTTAAATCATGAAGTCCATATCATAAAG GCTATCATATACACTGGAAATGTGTTGGCATTATACATGAGCAAACCTCCACAATTCAAGTACAGGAGTGGGATGTACCTTTTTGTCAAGTGTCCAGATCTTTCATCTTTTGAATG GCATCCTTTCTCAATTACTTCTGCACCAGGAGACGACTACTTAAGTATTCACATTCGTACTTTAGGAGACTGGACCACTGAACTCAAAAACAGATTTGAGAAG GTCTGTGAAGTTGCTGCAGACGTAAAACCAAGACAAGGAAATCTTGTCAGAATTGAAACAAGATCACATGCAAGATCTGCGAGCATAGCTTCACTATCATCTGCGGATATAACTAAGTCAGGCCCAATGTTTATTCAGCCAGACTCGGCAGAACCAAA TTTTCCAAGGATTCTCATCAAAGGACCTTATGGCGCCCCAGCTCAGAATTACAAGAAATATGACGTCCTTTTACTTATTGGCCTAGGAATAGGAGCAACTCCCTTTATCAGCATATTGAAAGACCTTTTAAACAACATTGTGCCAGGTTACAAAAAACTG GACTTGGATGAAGGCCTTGGTGACAAAATTCCAGAACGAGCATATTTCTATTGGGTAACAAGAGAACAAGGCTCCTTTGAATGGTTCAAAGGCGTAATGGATGATGTTGCAGAACAAGATGTTAAT CATATAATTGAAATGCATAACTATCTGACTAGTGTATATGAAGAAGGCGACGCACGATCTGCACTCATAACAATGGTCCAGTCTTTGGAACGTGCTAAAAAGGGTGTTGATGTCGTTTCAGATAGCAAG ATTATTACACACTTTGCAAGACCCAACTGGAGAAAGGTGTTTACTGAGATGGCGCAGACCCATGATCAACATATCATAG GCGTGTTTTACTGTGGGAGTACTACAC
- the LOC141689032 gene encoding chitinase 2-like, with protein MELSKHIYLILFIFQGLIFHHVGATNSNLFREYIGAEFRNVKFSDVPIHPNTNFHFILSFAIDYTTDQSNPSTTFGKFNVFWDTNNLSPSAVSSIKQSHSNVRVALSLGGDSVAGTPAYFVNPPSIDYWVSNAVSSLTRIIRQYNLDGIDIDYEHFRKASPYTFAECIGRLITTLKRNNVISFASIAPFDGYQAQRHYKELWSRYGYAIDYVNFQFYAYDSGTTVPQFLSYFRAQTSNYQGAKILVSFTSAGGGGLSPENGFFTACKRLKDQQQLYGIFIWSAEDSMSRGFQYERQSQALLT; from the coding sequence ATGGAACTGTCTAAGCATATATATCTGATCCTTTTCATTTTTCAAGGTCTTATCTTTCATCACGTTGGTGCAACTAACTCTAATCTTTTCAGAGAATATATTGGAGCTGAGTTTCGAAATGTCAAATTTTCTGATGTTCCCATTCACCCAAACACTAATTTCCATTTCATCCTATCTTTTGCTATCGACTATACTACCGATCAGTCAAATCCATCTACCACTTTTGGTAAATTTAATGTGTTTTGGGACACAAATAATCTAAGCCCATCAGCAGTATCATCTATTAAGCAATCACATTCGAATGTCAGAGTTGCACTGAGCTTAGGAGGAGATTCTGTGGCTGGTACACCTGCTTACTTTGTTAACCCTCCTTCGATTGATTATTGGGTTTCTAATGCTGTTTCTTCGCTCACAAGAATCATCAGACAGTATAATTTAGATGGTATTGATATTGACTATGAGCACTTTCGAAAGGCATCTCCATATACGTTTGCTGAGTGCATTGGGAGGCTCATAACAACCCTCAAGAGGAATAATGTCATATCTTTTGCCTCAATAGCTCCATTTGATGGTTATCAAGCTCAACGCCACTATAAGGAACTTTGGAGTAGATATGGCTACGCCATAGATTATGTAAACTTCCAGTTTTACGCCTATGACTCTGGAACAACTGTGCCTCAGTTTTTGAGTTATTTCAGGGCTCAAACTTCAAATTATCAAGGTGCAAAGATCTTAGTCAGTTTTACAAGTGCTGGTGGTGGAGGCTTATCACCAGAAAATGGTTTCTTTACTGCCTGCAAAAGACTAAAAGATCAGCAACAACTTTACGGAATCTTTATTTGGTCAGCAGAGGACTCCATGTCTCGAGGATTCCAGTACGAGAGGCAATCACAAGCCTTGTTGACATGA